In one Echinicola marina genomic region, the following are encoded:
- a CDS encoding TlpA family protein disulfide reductase codes for MNWKKELKSWAIILGVFGFLYLMDWHTPVMGKIQSVVLATGLFTPNVDKEEKLFEDFNYMAQFKDLNGNPVNLESYRGKTIFINLWATWCPPCRAEMPHIASLQEKLKEEENIAFLMVSLDQNIDKAKKYIEDKAFTFPVVHASYGLNSSFKHESIPTTMVISPEGKMVFRQEGMSNFDSEEFRNFLLSL; via the coding sequence ATGAATTGGAAAAAGGAATTAAAAAGTTGGGCCATCATTTTAGGGGTGTTTGGATTTCTCTATTTGATGGACTGGCATACTCCTGTGATGGGAAAAATTCAATCTGTTGTATTGGCCACTGGCTTGTTTACTCCCAATGTGGACAAGGAAGAAAAGTTGTTTGAAGATTTCAACTATATGGCACAGTTCAAAGATCTCAATGGCAATCCTGTAAATTTGGAGTCTTATCGCGGCAAAACCATCTTCATCAACCTTTGGGCCACTTGGTGTCCACCTTGCAGGGCCGAAATGCCCCATATTGCCTCATTGCAAGAAAAGTTAAAAGAAGAAGAGAATATTGCCTTTTTAATGGTTAGCCTAGACCAGAATATTGATAAAGCTAAAAAATACATAGAGGACAAAGCCTTCACTTTCCCTGTGGTTCATGCAAGCTATGGTCTCAACAGTTCTTTTAAACATGAGTCAATACCAACCACCATGGTTATCAGCCCTGAAGGAAAGATGGTTTTCCGTCAAGAAGGCATGAGCAATTTTGACAGTGAAGAATTTAGGAACTTTCTTTTAAGTCTATAG